A genomic segment from Rhodospirillum centenum SW encodes:
- a CDS encoding MBL fold metallo-hydrolase → MFQLTFLGTGATVPSARRGLSALLVEHETDRFLVDCGEGTLRQIRQGGVGVRRLDRILLTHGHLDHILGLASLVGTLDLWDQADRLTLYGSEEALHIARVLLDQVVWPDDHPGLDVIYATLKPGRFCETGGVAVTAFPVCHHETQSFGFRFEETEHRPLDGARLDALGVPEGRERHELAHAGAVTLADGRTVRREDALGPAERGTSLAVVGDCGDADALVESVRGVDLLVIEATYRTADEATARSRSHLTVADACRLAQAAGVGRLVLTHQSDRYDPAEVEAEARARFEPVMVAKDFDRVEVRPAVRS, encoded by the coding sequence ATGTTCCAGCTCACCTTCCTCGGCACCGGGGCGACCGTGCCCTCGGCCCGGCGCGGCCTCTCCGCCCTTCTGGTGGAGCATGAGACCGACCGCTTCCTGGTGGATTGCGGCGAGGGCACCCTGCGGCAGATCCGCCAGGGCGGCGTCGGCGTCCGCCGGCTGGACAGGATCCTGCTGACCCACGGTCATCTGGACCACATCCTCGGCCTCGCCTCCCTGGTCGGGACACTCGATCTCTGGGATCAGGCCGACAGGCTGACGCTCTACGGCTCGGAGGAGGCGCTGCACATCGCCCGGGTCCTGCTGGATCAGGTGGTCTGGCCCGACGACCATCCCGGGCTGGACGTGATCTACGCCACCCTGAAGCCGGGCCGCTTCTGCGAGACCGGCGGGGTCGCCGTCACTGCCTTTCCGGTGTGCCATCACGAGACGCAGAGCTTCGGCTTCCGCTTCGAGGAGACGGAGCACCGGCCGCTGGACGGCGCCCGGCTGGACGCGCTGGGCGTTCCGGAGGGGCGCGAACGGCATGAGCTGGCCCATGCCGGCGCCGTGACGCTGGCGGATGGCCGGACCGTCCGGCGGGAGGACGCGCTGGGCCCGGCCGAGCGGGGGACCAGTCTGGCCGTGGTGGGCGACTGTGGCGACGCCGACGCCCTGGTGGAGTCGGTGCGCGGGGTGGACCTGCTGGTGATCGAGGCGACCTACCGCACCGCCGACGAGGCGACGGCGCGCAGCCGCAGCCACCTGACGGTAGCGGATGCCTGCCGGCTGGCGCAGGCAGCCGGTGTCGGCCGGCTGGTGCTGACGCACCAGTCCGACCGCTACGACCCGGCCGAAGTGGAGGCGGAAGCCCGCGCCCGCTTCGAGCCGGTCATGGTGGCGAAGGACTTCGACCGGGTGGAGGTGCGACCGGCCGTCCGCTCGTGA